tataacGATGGAGCTTGGCAATggagaaattttcattcgaaattCGTTGATCCTGATACTAGTTAGGCGTGTTACGTCGGGACGATTTGCACAGAGAGAATTGCGAAATAGAATTCCGGGGTATTCTGGGGAAATCTGCAATTTCCTATTTGTGATGTTTGGCGGAGAGAACGAAATTATGCTTTCCTTTCCTGTTATGAATTTTGAAACAGCTAAAACGGGTGATAACGATTAATGTTGCATCAATCTTCACGCgatatttttcacgatattcGACTTTTATTCTTAACTATACTTATAAGATAACAAAAAGTATAATTCTGTTCAgggaacgtaataatatttattgaaaggatcattttatttatttaaaacgtaGAGAATATTcgagtaaataaaattgttttattaacaGAAACAAAACTAAACGAAACTACTATTGTAATAAAAGATcggaaatattagaaatattatactatttaGTATAACAAACAAAGTAAAACAAAATAGcctaaaatagaatttcatatttaaaggGAAGAAAGTGAAAATTTCAGATTTCATTGTATTCATTTCGATGGAAttggtattttttaaaatgcgGTAACAAGGGTATTTTTCCAGCATTCAGTACCTTTTTCCGCATATTTTTAACAAGCTATGTAATTCTTTTTGCGCCGTTTCGATATTGGGCAAAGCATTATCCCCTCTGTTTCCATGTTACAGAAGCGATTTCTTCTGGAAAATTCAAACAACCGATAGaaactgtatttattattcctcCTTTGAACGGATTTAAATCGCAGAAATTGTTACGTATATTTCAACTATATAATgcacatacacatacacattTACGAACGACGATCgcgttttattataatacatttttgacttttcaaaaaatttttacTATCTCAATATCATTGGTTGCATTGACGTCGATAATCCTTTTATCAGTttagaaaagaattaaaattaaagaatcaaaAGATAAGGACTTATCGTCTTTGCATATACTTCTGCAAGATGTAACGGTTGTACACTCCAGTTTTATCATTTATCGCGACGAATTATTCAATCATACGCGAATGCTACTATTCTAGTAGCACTAGAAGGCATAAAGTCATCACAAGATCTACAATTTTTCTAGAATTTTGTAATTGAATTACATTTTGTAAGAAACGATCAAGTATCTGGATATTTTCGAACTTTAGTGCATGCGTGTCtcgtaaaatgaaaattcctcttttttttttttttttttcgacaaACTTGCAAGAAACTTGTTGAATTaactacttcaagaaaaactctacatctttatttatgtacatCCGTGACCTGTACACTGCTATTACGctgaaatattctaaataaggtGCGGtgcattattatattattattgtacccTTGAATATACATTATGTTTAGGGTTGCAAGGTCTAGGAAGAAAGGAACTAATaaacagatttctatttatgttcccTGTAGCCTCTAAAGCTATAAGCTTAACTTTTTTTGGTAAAgtccttttgctataaatatatgaacactAAGAGAGTAAAAATCTGAATCAGCATaaacttatacattatacttttacttatacctttaattatttcaatatacttttctattacaacTTCATTCGCTCGTTCTTCAATCAACCTTCAACCTCAAACTCAACAAAACTAATTACAATAATCACACTTTCTAAGATTTTGACAAATTCTTTACAACCAATCTTTCAGTTCATTTCTCCTATTAAAATTCCTACGACGTCACATTAAGATCATCGAGACACGGTTTATCACGTACAATTATCCTTTATTACACATTTGCATCACGCGATTAGTAAACccgtttattttcatttttattgcatCTTGATGCATCGAGAAAGGGCTGGAAAGCGGACCGTCATTACATCGACCTGTTTATCACAAAAATTATCCCTCTATCGGTTCCCTCTTGGCATGTCGTGGTTTCAACCCTTCATTTTTGTCCAAGCAAGCATTTTCTGGCTGCGTTTTCGGTGCTTCAAATTTCGGTATATAAAGTCAGCGGTTACCTTGACCAGCAATTGGTAGATGACGATAATTGAGCACACAACGCGTAATTGGAACAGACAAAGCCATTTCTCGAAACGAACGTAAAAGTGTTTTTGGCAATTGACATTCAATGTGCGTTCTACACTCTACGGGAAAGTACGTGTCTACGAGTCGCATACTAAGCGAGAATTTCACCTTCTAGCGGCGGAAACGCACGTCCACTTTCACGGCCACATCCGAAACTAATATTCCAGGCATCATTTTTATCGTCATACATCACTTTCGGCTGTTTTATATTCTAACAATTGTttgatttgtaattaattattacttataaataacttttatataatattgtatgttACAACGATTATGatctgtaaataattaatctgATCTCTGGAACCAAAAATTCCATCAGATGGTAAAAtgtgttctttttttcttaacgagaatataagaacaaaaagctaaaattcttaaatatctgagaacttaaaatatttgttttgatatttcaaatgaaacatGAATTGTTGTTGGATATAACGTTCGAGTAACTGACTAAGAAGAACAATTTAACGCGACATACCATGCCAATTAGAGTAATTATAAGTTGATGTATATATTTGTCGTGTATGTACTAGGAACGAGAGAACATGCTAGGTTCACGTGACTAACTTCAATGACACCGAAGATTGCCTTCAATGGCGCGCAAACTTCCTCTTGTGTATTGTGAACAATAGTCAACTAGATTTTGTTATCAAGTAGATACGAACGTGAATCCAAGATTGTTTCCTTTCGCTGAAAACAATCGCTGCTTTCCtaacaattatttctttgGTATACGCTActgaatttattacaaaaaattattgaagtgcgaaaaataatcaagaaaaaaacaagataaataaacaacaaattaTAAGATTACACGCAGTCACGATAATAGATAACATACGATAAAAAATAGGATTACACTTGAACTAGAccaaacaattttctaatcattcgtgcaataaataaatcgataaaaaattacttcTTACAAGtaacgaattttataaaaatataataaattctccCTATTGGTTATATTCTCGTAcaactaattataatttaacaattttataacaatttcgatgaaaatcgaAGAAAGTTAGACGAACGATCGTCGAAAGCGCCGTCCGACTCATCGATTCACGGTTTCCATAACAACACTACGTTATCTATGAAATCACACGCGAGTGTCATCATCGATTTCCGTCGACTGCGCTCCGCTTTCGGTCGCGCGCCTGCGCCAGTCATATCGACAGACTCGCGATTTGTTCACGTCGAATCTTCCGGCGTTGTTCCTACACCGTTACAGATTCCAGCTCGTAGACAATAGTCCCATTGAACACTGGGGCGTCGTTCCCCGTTATCGTTCTTTCCGCTGATCAATTTCGCGAATCGGTAGTCAGTGACGCTTCCAAAAACGCGAACACTAGCAGAGAGTAATATCGGCGACAGCGTGCTTCAATTCGTCATCGGCTCGACCTTTGTCGAGGCAGTCGCGATCGAGCGGTTGCGGCGCGTTTATCGATCGTCACGTGCATACGTCGTCACAGCCAGTTAATTAGACGAGTCGGGTCTGGCATGCCCCTCTTTAAGGATTCAGAGCTCGTGCGGCCAGTGGTACGTGCTGATCGAGCGGAAAGTTTCCCTTGCGACTGGCTGACGCACGAGCTGCTTGCTAGTTTCGCCTCGGCAGTCGAGTGAAACCGGCCCTAACGGCCGTCAGTCTTCAGTCTTGCCGGTGGAGGGCCGCTGGACCAGCCAACAGACTCAACATGGAAGACCTGACAACGTGGAAAATGTTTTACGTTTGTGTATTCGCCATCTCTCTGATGGTTCGTTCGTCCGCTGGCGCGCAAATGCAGCCGCTCGTCGTCAGCAACTCGTTGGACGAAGGTGTCGCCAAGGACTACTTTATAGGACCGTGTCTGGTGAACACGAATCAAACTTGCCCTGATAAAGAGGTGACGTTCTTCTTATACACGCAAAGAAATCCCGATGTGGGTCAGCAGATCATGGTCGACGAGAAGCGCTCGAATTTGAAACGAATCCATTTCGAACCTTCGAACCCTACCAAGATCCTGATACACGGTTACGATTCTGACATGGCACTGTCCTACCTAGTGGACGTGCGAAACGAATACCTGAAAACCTATGATTACAATGTGATAGCCGTGGATTGGCATCGTCTAGCTACGGCACCGTGCTATCCCATCGTTGTGCAAAACGTGCCACACGTGGGCGATTGTTTGGCGCAGCTGGTGCAGAGACTGAGGGACGTGGGTGCGGACGATATCCACGTGATCGGCTTCAGTCTGGGTGCACACGTGCCCGCGTTCGCGGCTACAGCTCTCAGACCGTACAAGATGTCAAGGATAACGGGTTTAGATCCTGCCATGCCGTTGTTTGTCACCGTAGAGAATGACTACAAATTAGACCCGTCGGACGCGGTCTTCGTCGATGTCTTTCATACGAACGCGTTCATTCAGGGCAAGGTGGAGATGAGCGGGCACATAGATTTCTATATGAACGGTGGGATCAACCAGCCGGGTTGTTGGGACAATTGGAAGCCTTTCGAGTGTGATCATCACAGGTCCGTGATGTATTTCGCCGAGTCCATCAATTCGGATGTGGGTTTCTGGGGCTGGAAATGCGGAggattttctttttacctGCTTGGCCTGTGTCCTCCCAGATATCCGGCCGTCTTGGCTGGCGACAAGGTGGATAAGAAGAGCAGAGGCTTTCATCTGGTGAGAACGAATGGGCACAAACCGTACGCCATGGGAAATTTCAGCGTGAACCGGTTAGATATGTATACGTAAGGTCGACGAAGTGTCGAGCGATGATGTCGCGAGATACGACTCGTGCGATAAATCGAAGAATGTACGACGTGAGACTTTTGGATGCGATTCTGCTCTCTGATTGCGGAACATAAAGAGGACACGTGCATGAGACGAAGCGATTGCTGTTGGAAGCGGGCACCAACCGTGTGTCCCTCCGGCAAATTGTCACGGTGAGCGTGAGAGTTGACTGAAAAACGTGTTCCGTGTCAAGGTCAGGGTATCTCGAGCATCTGGTGCTCCGCTAATCGATACTGTGTTCGGCGTAGAGAAAGAAATGGGGCTAACCGGCTATAAGCCCGTGTAGGAGTCGATTCGTATCGATGACGCACACGAAACTGATAGGCAAACTATCGGCTCGAAAGTTTCGGTAAAACGAAATCTTCTTTGGGAAGATTATACCTGGacatttcgaaaaatttctgGGAAAAATTTTTGtgtgaattatatttatatcaaacaGCTTTTTACTTTCACCAAAGTGATTAGAATTATGGATTTGAACTTTATATATCGTGGTTAGGAGATATCGTTTGAGATTGGTTCGTTGCATCGGTTTGACAAATTAAAATCAGTGGTTTGATAGGAATTGTGAACCTCCTTGTAAGCTTTTTACGTAACAATGTGCATCGAATGGATCTTTACCAGATATTATCCAACTTGTATCTAAATCTTACGTGTAACGCGCGCAAAAGTTACAGCTACAGTAGTGAgttttatcgaagaaattttatttcgaaaatatatacaaaatatgtgttgaatatatgcaaatataaGAGAATTTAATTTCAGCGTAACATATGTAAATTACATATGTAAAGGATTATAAATAAGCtgagttttattaatatcgtttgaaatattgataAGCGAGTTGCACGTAATCTGTTATTTGTCGATAAAGGCGTGGTTATTTAGCGAGATGTTGTACCTTTATTTATGAATTGTCGACGAAATaatgatacaaaaatattgttttgtataaaataacagagGCTATTTATTCCTTATATCATTTACTTTGAGTGCTCATATTTTAGTCATCTATTGTATTTATCATACCGaaaattcttcattttcatcCCGTGTTATTAATTGCTATCaatttactaaaatatttaaggcgattaataatatacgatttaacttttatatcgtaatacgaatatttatttatatgttgCATTTAACTTAGATCGTAAAATTACGTTATCATTGGAGATATTATTTTTGATACCAGAAAATTTCGAAGCAAACATTACGTCCGATAGTAATGATATATGGCTGTTACTACAAAAAAATACGTATCTATTAAACGCAACTCACATCAAAcataaagattatttatttgtttatctaTTTACTTAATTTCCCTATGGTCCTCTAAACTTTTCCAACGTAGTTCCGCTGTCACTTTtatgaacaatttttcaaattctgtGAACGTAcctttgatataaaattgaagtATGGAAATACACGtgttaatgaaaatttgtttataattgtCTAAAAAGTTTTGAAAACAGACAAATATGTGTGAGTGGAAACCGACTACGGACTTCAGTAATATTTAAAGCGTTTCTGCATGTATTAATACCTTAAgtgtattgtaaatatattatattgtttgcAATGCCTTCCTATAGTTCTGAATAATATCAtaggaaaaaatataggtGTAAATTGCATGATTTTATACATTTCAGTACTTTTATACTAAcacgtaaaattataattattattcttctagaatatttcaaattgatttgtcaataaaaaaaaaggcaaATGATAAGAGATTAcacaattaaaaagttaatctTATCAATAACCTGTTTTCATCTTTTCTACGGTAAAGAATCTATctagatataattatatatctgTGATCAGATTAATGATTAAATATCTATTTGATTCGGGAATTAGAGCAACATAGATTGcaatctaattaattagtgGTATTCTATATTGATTGCGAGTcttcatattaatattacattaattcGAAAGTTCTCAAAAGGAATAGAAGTACACgtaaaatgaaaagatattaTCAAAGCTACtcgataatttatataaataatattcgtaataacgtttaacatgTGATATCCATTTAAATTATGCGTagcataatattatattagtttCATCGAAAATAAACGATGAATCAGAATTCATCTAACTCCAttatcaaaaaaataaaaattcattagaaTCAATACATTTTCAGTAAAGATTTTTCTTCACAATGTtcttgaattaataaatttctgtatTATAAACGTATTTTTTACCTCCAAAAACTATCTGAATATTCAAAAACACACTAATCGATAGACGATAAAAAAAGCGGGGCAAGATAAGATTTCTATATTAGGAATATTCCAATTGTGATAATGCTTTAGTGAAGTCCAATTCCCACGATATAAAATCCATTAATAACAAATGACAATTGTTATCTTAGTGGTGTGACAAATCCAGGCACGTTCTACTCGGTCATTTATTTCCTATCtacgtaacgttgtacgaGGTGTCCCATTGTTTTTTCTGCAAAAcggttgaaaaatattttcctaataataagaattttaaaaatgtcatataaaacaaaaattgataaatgagctattaacctgttaactgGATCACCCCTTAACCAGAAACTTTTACTAACTTTTtactaattataaaaatgtattaattaatcaagACATGAAAAAGTCAACTccagttatattaattataatataatttttcattaacacGAATGAATTGACACGTAAAAGGATAGGGAATCTCCAAATGTATTATTGTTTTTCAAAAAAAATAATCcgcatatttaaataatttaaatagttaaacagttattaataataacacgAATTATTGATCATTTTTCCTGCAGTGTTTTGTAATGTGGCGAATATCGAACGTTCATAcgattctaaaaataatttattacttgaACGGAGTCCGGTGCAAAGACCTTAGAAGATCTAAAGGACCAGAAGCCCTACTGCATGatcctgttagtttctttaaaGCCGACTTTAAGACAAAACGGTTCGTCATGCTCTATAAGTCGCAGGTGAAACGTTTCAAGAGTCAAAGGCTGTGCGAAAGAGGCTTCGATTAATTTTGTCGCTTGCATACCGGCGTCAGATTTCCTGAGCAACGGGGactatattatgtttattaatGCCATCTTATATAAGTCAATTTTCACTATCTTagctttgataaattttatatcgcGTGTTCTACagcaaatttattattacgattaaattaatgaaattttatattgcatattaaaataatttaaatgaatgGATAAGTTCCATATTAATCATACTATTTGCAAACGCAGTAATAGTAACAATAGCGATAATTAACGTACGTGTAATCTTACAGTAGATTACaagaattaatatatttaccaagtaaagaattaatatatttaccaAGGTTTTAGGTCGATTTTCAAATATAGGTATGTCATAAAagtaaaatcaaattttgtaGTAATAAACGAAAAGTGTATGGTGTCGAGTTTCAATTAAGACTTTCCTTTAAATAATCTAATTGAAAacttaacaatttttttctctAAAGTAACACAAGCCATTTCATTTGTACAGTGTTAGAACATTCAAATTGAATCATCACCAATTCGAATATTAAACAAACGGAAAGCACGTTTTGGAAGTTGGATTGTATCCAAACAATTCGTTAGTAACTAACGAGGCTCTCGTTAGCCGGTACGTGATGGCAAAGACTATAAGAACCggctcgaaaaaaaaagagaaagaattgAGGACACCGactaattcattaaaaaatcagattgttacaaattgaaattacatAACATAGTTTAAGCAACAGGTAAaggattttcatttattctaaaacgaaaataatgtaaaactaCAAACTCTTTTTCTAAGGAAAATAATCCTAATTAATTTCGAGTAATATTTCAGCAACTAAAATTGTACAGTTTACaaacaaaaattgtacaaagtaTACAAACCAGTCAAttctaatattatatcttaaatCGACATTCTAATCTTCAACTTCtcaaatttttaactttcattGGTAACTTCTCACAAAATTTTCCATATGTAAACTGTATAGAGTTCGGAAAAATGggattaatcgattaattgtAACTCATTAAATGAGTTCAAGAATTAGATCGTGTATCCCTCGTCTATGTACagttattttttctaattttatctttattttctacAATCGTGACACATATCCGCATTACATCTCGCGCATCTATCTAGGAAATCTAggttattttctcttttcaatAAATCTTTAAATGGAGCAAGATCCATTTACATATTGAAATCTCtctgaatattttcttctgtGAAATACGCGATCGTTTCATCGAAAACTTAcagtataacattttatatcaCAATGACGCACTGTGCAGTTTAAATTTACGTGGAAGATATCAGAATAGCATTGAAACTAAAAACAACGCGATGCAAGAATAGATTATGTAATCAAAAAGTTCGCGCGCGCACGTGAATAGCTGGTAAAAACGTCAGTTTGTACGTAGAAGGTATTGTAATGTATTCAAATGCATGCAAATGCTGGCTTTGCTTGTAACGTGAATATCACTAAAAGTAGGTATAACAACATAATTACTTAAAGAGTGCACACATCGTGATGAAAAGAACTCGTATTAGGTGAAATTTCAGATACTTAAACTTAGTTATTCGCCAAAGCGATGTGTGATCTATGCATTTGGATCTTGCCTTTCATCGAAAAAGgtaaattgttaatttaatcTTTGGGTAGTCGATCGGttcagatttttttttttatgagaaatacaatttttcaacagaaacaaaattattaaatcgaCATACAAGTATGTGAGATTTTGTGGATTATCAGGGAAAGTTGTCAAATTTCAATTGACATTTGTGAAACACCCTGTTTAATTCAGttacatataaaatagataaaaatgcacaaaataaaatagtacGACGAACGTTTTACTATTTAGTCCCGAGGAATGTGCACATTTCGTGTCATTAATGCTACGTTTTTGGATCTCTTTAGAAATAAGCATGCTTCTGGTCCATTTAAATGAACGAGAAATTAGTAGGTCTGGGAACGTGATACAACGTTGTGCGTTGTGTACCGCAGCATAAGCtgcgaattaaattttttaaaagaaccACAATGCGTTCGCAGGTTCGTTTCTGGTAtatctgaaaatatttgaaacgttCTTATCAATGCGGTCAAACTATTAGGTTTATGTATGCAAGATTTTTGTTAATTCTTGCGACTTgcttatttgtttatttccttgttaatttctatgaatatataattcatttttatcagagcacgatagataaaatatcgatAGTGACATATcaaacgagaagaaagaaagaagaaaactaaAGTTGAAAGTtcgttttctcttccttcgcaATAATGTTTCTACCATACTTTCGCGGATTATAAATTGAGAATCGTAAAATTTGACAGAGACACGAAAAATGTCGGAATTCAGTGGGATGTACCGCAATCTTCGGTAAATTATGACAGATTTATGAAACGCATAGTTGTCCGATATCTACTAAGATACTCGAGATTCcttaaattttcttcgatcgataAACTCGCCCAAGGTATTCGATGAATAACGTTCTTGGATTAAAAGTTGggtgaattatttatattgtaagaggtatatatatatatctttctctcttatcTACGATTTAAAACTTCGTTCGAATGCGCGCGCGATACAAAGACTTAAGAAGCTTAAGAACTTTGTGAAATATGGTTTTCAAGATATAACACAGATTGATAAAAGGTGTTTCTCCGGGATGAAAAGATGGCTTCTTTAAAGAACAGAAAGTTTTTCAATTTCGAGCAATGAAATACCGGATAatcatattaattatgtaaacATTACAAGTTTATATCAAAGTTGGCACGTCGCGTCGTAAAACGAGTCTCATTCTATCGTTTATTATCCTTTCGTTATCAAAGATTGGTTGATAAACTATGCCATTAATAGACATAGttagaataataaagaaatgcaaatttaataaagtGAGCAATTTATTACCAAATGCCGCACATTCCTTTCTTTCGGTAACAAAgtgcatttaaaaaatttcaactgCTACGATTTAGTAAAATACAACAGCTTTTGTACTAAGCTATTCTACTAATgattgaaaatgtattttattttacatcataaaatcaacaaattatttaaacgcgacagctttaaaaaattagcTAGATAACAATAACATATTCAATAACTAAAGCAGTTAGATAGAtagtttaaatttaaaaattatctcgACTTTAGTCTTCTTCTGGTACTGCCATTGACCTATGGCACGTCATAAATGGAGGCACCTCGCATTTACATTTCATGTCAATCATCCACATGTCGACCGGTCCCGGTTCAAATTCCTCACCTATGAGCTTCG
The nucleotide sequence above comes from Bombus fervidus isolate BK054 chromosome 6, iyBomFerv1, whole genome shotgun sequence. Encoded proteins:
- the LOC139988419 gene encoding lipase member H, encoding MEDLTTWKMFYVCVFAISLMVRSSAGAQMQPLVVSNSLDEGVAKDYFIGPCLVNTNQTCPDKEVTFFLYTQRNPDVGQQIMVDEKRSNLKRIHFEPSNPTKILIHGYDSDMALSYLVDVRNEYLKTYDYNVIAVDWHRLATAPCYPIVVQNVPHVGDCLAQLVQRLRDVGADDIHVIGFSLGAHVPAFAATALRPYKMSRITGLDPAMPLFVTVENDYKLDPSDAVFVDVFHTNAFIQGKVEMSGHIDFYMNGGINQPGCWDNWKPFECDHHRSVMYFAESINSDVGFWGWKCGGFSFYLLGLCPPRYPAVLAGDKVDKKSRGFHLVRTNGHKPYAMGNFSVNRLDMYT